The genomic stretch GCGGGCGGGCCGGCGTACTCCCCGGCCGTGGAGGACTGGCGCAGCGCCCGCGCCGGGATCTACGAGCGGCTGATCGCCGAGGAGCTGGGCGAGGACGGCACCGGCGCCTTCCTGGTGTGGGGCGATCCCGCGTTGTACGACAGCACGCTCGGGATTCTGGAGGAGGTGCTGGCGCGCGGCACGGTGGCGTTCGAGTACGACGTCATACCTGGCGTCAGCAGCGTCTCCACGCTGGTCGCCCGGCATCGCACGGGCCTGAACCGGGTGGCCCGGCCGGTGCAGATCACCACCGGGCGGCGGCTGGCCGAGGGCTTCCCCGAGGGCGTGGACGACGTGGTCGTGATGCTGGACGCGCACCAGACGTTCCGGCAGTACGCGGGGGACGACATCGACATCTACTGGGGCGCGTACCTCGGCACCCCGGACGAGATCCTGGTCTCCGGCCCGATCGCCGAGGCCGGTCCGCGCATCGAGCGGGTGCGGGCCGAGGCCCGCGAGCGCAAGGGCTGGATCATGGACACGTATCTGCTGCGCAGAAATCCCGGGGATCAGTAGGGGGTGGCACTCGGGCGGCCCGCCGCCGCACCGCCGGCGCGGCGCACATGTCCTGGGTGGTCACCTCGTATCCGCTCGCGGAGACCGTCGCGACCGCGCTGGTCGGCAGGTTCGGCGACCGGTTTCGGCCGCGAGGTGGTCTTCCAGGCCTCGGCGATCGTGTTCATCACCGGCTCGTCCGGCGGTGCAGGGCACGGCCGAGCTGATCGGCACGGCGTGGGACACCTGGCTGATGAGCCGGGTGCAGCGGGACATCGGCCGGCCGGCGGGGCCCGACCTCGGCGCGGCCGTCGACTCGGTCGCCAAGCGCCTCCTGGTGGAGGACCTCAGCAACGGCCTGGGCCAGCGGGCCACTTCAGCGGAGCCGGGGCCGAGCGCCGCGTAGGAAACCGGGTGAGCCGGGTGCGGGGCGCGCCGTTCGTACTCAGGGTCGTACTCAGAGCCACGTCCGCTTCCCCCCGTCCGTCCTCACGCCGGGCTGAGGCCGAGTCGCTCCAGCACCCCCGCCACGTCAGGCACCGCCGTCACACCGGGCGGCAGTGGAGGGCGGCGTACGACGACGACGGGCAGCCCGAGTTCCCGCGCGGCGGTCAGTTTTGCGGCCGTGGCCTCACCGCCGCTGTCCTTGGTCACCAGCACCTCGATGCGGTGTGTGCGCAGCAGTTCCGTCTCGGCGGCGACGGTGAACGGGCCGCGCGCCAGGACCAGTTCGGTGTGCGGCGGCAGCGGCGGCTCGGGGGGCTCCACCGAGCGGACCACGAAGTGCAGGTCGGTCAGATGGGCGAAGGTGGCCAGGCCCAAGCGCCCGGTGCTGAGGAACACCCGGTGGCCGACAGCGGGCAGCGTCTCGGCGGCCTCGGCCAGGGACGGGACGTCGTGCCAGCGGTCGCCGGGACCCGGCCGCCAGCCGGGGCGGCGCAGTACCACCGCCGGCACTCCGGTGGCCGCCGCCGCGTGAGCGGCATGCGCCGTGATCGCCTCGGCGAAGGGGTGGGTGGCGTCGACCAGCGCGTCCACCTGGTGGGTGCGCAACCAGTCGGCCAGCCCCTCCGCGCCGCCGAAGCCGCCGATCCGCACCTCGCCCGCCACCGCTCCCGGCCGCGCGACCCGCCCGGCCAAGGACGTGGTGACCCGGATCCCGGGCCGGGCGGCCAGGCCGGTGGCGAGGCGGCGGGCCTCGGTGGTGCCGCCGAGGATCAGGACGTGCGCGGGCATAGGGGTGAGCCTACGAGGTCGTACGGGACGGTCCGGTGTCCGGGTCGCTACGGTCGATGTCATGGAGGTCTCGGAATCCGTGCGTGCCGTCCTGATCGACATCGACGGTGTCCTCACCGTCTCCTGGCAGCCCCTGCCGGGTGCCGTGGCGGCACTGCGCCGGATCCGCGCGGCCGGGCTCGGCGTGGTACTGGTGACCAACACGACGTCCCGGACCCGGGCGTCGATCGCCGAGACGCTGGGCGCCGCGGGTTTCGGCGTGGACGCCGAGGACGTCCTCACCGCGCCCTCCGCCACCGCCGCCCATCTGGCCGAGCACTTCCCGGGCGCCCGTTGCGCGCTGCTCAACAGCGGAGACATCGCGGCGGATCTCGGCGAGGTCACCCTGGTCGAGGACGATCCGGAGGTGGTCGTGTTCGGCGGCGCCGGGCCGGAGTTCGACTACGCGGCGCTCGACCGGGCGTTCGGCTGGCTCCAGCGGGGCGCGCGGTTGATCGCCATGCACCGCAATCTGTACTGGCGCACCGACGCCGGGCTGCGCCTGGACACGGGTGCGTTTCTGCTCGGGCTGGAGCGGGCGGCGCGGGTCGAGGCCGAGGTCACGGGCAAGCCGTCCCGAGCCTTCTTCGCAGCGGCGCTGGCCCGGCTGGGGGTGGGCCCGGAGCAGGCGCTGATGGTGGGCGACGACGTGGAGTCGGACGTGCTGGCGGCGCAACGGGCCGGGCTGACCGGGGTGCTGGTGCGGA from Streptomyces roseochromogenus subsp. oscitans DS 12.976 encodes the following:
- the cobF gene encoding precorrin-6A synthase (deacetylating); translated protein: MRKIHVIGIGAGDPEQLTLQAVRALRSTDVFFLLDKGEVKSDLTQLRRDMVDAHLPEGSYRVVEARDPERDRKAGGPAYSPAVEDWRSARAGIYERLIAEELGEDGTGAFLVWGDPALYDSTLGILEEVLARGTVAFEYDVIPGVSSVSTLVARHRTGLNRVARPVQITTGRRLAEGFPEGVDDVVVMLDAHQTFRQYAGDDIDIYWGAYLGTPDEILVSGPIAEAGPRIERVRAEARERKGWIMDTYLLRRNPGDQ
- a CDS encoding cobalt-precorrin-6A reductase; translation: MPAHVLILGGTTEARRLATGLAARPGIRVTTSLAGRVARPGAVAGEVRIGGFGGAEGLADWLRTHQVDALVDATHPFAEAITAHAAHAAAATGVPAVVLRRPGWRPGPGDRWHDVPSLAEAAETLPAVGHRVFLSTGRLGLATFAHLTDLHFVVRSVEPPEPPLPPHTELVLARGPFTVAAETELLRTHRIEVLVTKDSGGEATAAKLTAARELGLPVVVVRRPPLPPGVTAVPDVAGVLERLGLSPA
- a CDS encoding HAD-IIA family hydrolase; protein product: MEVSESVRAVLIDIDGVLTVSWQPLPGAVAALRRIRAAGLGVVLVTNTTSRTRASIAETLGAAGFGVDAEDVLTAPSATAAHLAEHFPGARCALLNSGDIAADLGEVTLVEDDPEVVVFGGAGPEFDYAALDRAFGWLQRGARLIAMHRNLYWRTDAGLRLDTGAFLLGLERAARVEAEVTGKPSRAFFAAALARLGVGPEQALMVGDDVESDVLAAQRAGLTGVLVRTGKFQQETLDGASGTPDHVLDSFADLPALLGLSSPAD